The Papaver somniferum cultivar HN1 chromosome 3, ASM357369v1, whole genome shotgun sequence genome includes a region encoding these proteins:
- the LOC113361649 gene encoding auxin response factor 2B-like, translating to MGIDGVEERLLNLEEMFPNLEEGPATTTTTAYVHEGLSHTNNQYEKDELYTELWHACAGPLVNIPHVGDRVFYLPQGHLEQVEAYTNQEFDLQLPKHNLPSQILCRVVYVQLKAELETDEVFAQVTLLPETKEEMSGIEEETSRSFIGSHSRSFSKILTASDTSTHGGFSVLKRHADECLPPLDMSQQLPSQELVARDLHGAEWHFRHVYRGHPKRHLFTTGWSNYVSSKKLVTGDTFVFLRGENGELRVGVRRAMETQQNASSSVISCRSMQLGVLATVSHAISTGTMFSVYYRPRMSPSEFLIPYNEYMSSVKNKYSIGLRFRMKFEGEECPKQRIVGTIVGIDDVDPVRWPRSKWRCLTVTWDEPCLTAVRPQRVSPWTIELSDNARTNSLPVQLKMTRRVRTQHSSSADSSILDDGSSKNTFNQPPPRKRHSGVLQGQESAISAIELGTIRQPPLAPSLIPNLEWGQAPKKFESGNHLNIQFSPDLCCTVPISSLMPNDFGLNNCIPLSSTYDTRGNTGLSLSNWSVLNEKHNKPESKETNVVTKSNSDGKCMLFGVDLVKLPTESASPHVISPPEFVNSEQLSGPSKMMKRCDSSNSDGDSEKLLQNCPVTTRSCTKVLKYGTALGRSVDLMKLGGYDELIDELDRMFDFNGALIERSNGWNVIYVDDEGDTMQIGDYPWQEFQLMARKLLICPKEDMDGLNPLPGP from the exons ATGGGTATAGATGGTGTGGAAGAGAGGTTGTTGAACTTGGAAGAAATGTTCCCTAATTTGGAAGAAGGTCctgctactactactactactgctTATGTGCATGAGGGTTTGTCCCATACAAACAACCAAT ACGAGAAGGATGAGCTATATACTGAACTCTGGCATGCTTGTGCTGGTCCTCTTGTTAACATTCCCCATGTTGGTGACAGGGTTTTCTACCTTCCTCAAGGTCACTTGGAACAG GTTGAAGCATACACCAATCAAGAATTTGATTTGCAATTGCCAAAGCACAATTTGCCTTCACAAATTCTCTGCCGGGTTGTATATGTGCAGTTAAAG GCTGAATTAGAAACCGATGAGGTGTTTGCGCAAGTGACTTTGCTTCCTGAGACGAAG GAAGAGATGTCTGGTATTGAGGAGGAAACTTCTAGATCTTTTATTGGGAGCCATTCACGTTCTTTTAGCAAGATTCTCACCGCTTCTGATACGAGTACCCATGGTGGCTTTTCTGTTCTAAAGCGGCATGCTGATGAATGCCTTCCTCCACTG GACATGTCTCAACAGCTGCCGTCCCAAGAACTAGTGGCTAGGGATTTGCATGGGGCAGAGTGGCACTTTCGCCATGTATACCGTG GTCATCCGAAGCGGCATTTGTTTACCACTGGTTGGAGTAATTATGTGAGCTCGAAGAAGCTTGTTACTGGAGATACTTTTGTCTTCCTTAG GGGTGAAAATGGAGAACTTCGTGTTGGTGTTCGCCGTGCAATGGAGACACAACAGAATGCTTCTTCGTCTGTTATATCTTGTCGCAGCATGCAACTTGGTGTACTTGCCACCGTATCTCATGCTATATCTACTGGGACCATGTTTAGCGTATACTACCGTCCTAG GATGAGTCCGTCCGAGTTCCTAATTCCGTACAATGAATACATGAGCTCAGTTAAGAACAAATACTCCATTGGACTGAGGTTCAGAATGAAATTTGAGGGAGAAGAATGCCCAAAACAAAG AATTGTGGGTACAATTGTTGGAATTGACGATGTTGATCCAGTTAGGTGGCCGAGATCGAAATGGAGATGTCTCACT GTTACATGGGATGAACCTTGTTTAACAGCTGTTCGTCCTCAAAGAGTTTCTCCCTGGACAATTGAACTATCTGACAATGCAAGGACCAATTCGCTTCCAGTACAGTTGAAAATGACAAGAAGGGTCCGAACCCAGCACTCCTCATCTGCTGATTCATCTATCCTGGATGATG GTTCTTCAAAGAATACATTCAATCAACCACCACCACGAAAGAGACACTCAGGGGTCTTGCAAGGTCAAGAAAGTGCTATAAGCGCTATCGAGTTGGGCACTATACGCCAACCACCACTAGCACCTTCCCTTATCCCAAACCTAGAGTGGGGTCAGGCACCAAAGAAATTTGAATCTGGAAATCACCTCAACATTCAGTTCTCTCCAGATTTGTGCTGCACAGTACCCATTTCCAGTTTGATGCCTAATGATTTTGGACTCAACAACTGCATCCCCCTTTCATCTACTTATGATACACGTGGTAACACCGGCTTAAGCCTTAGCAACTGGTCTGTTCTAAATGAGAAGCACAATAAACCTGAATCCAAAGAAACGAATGTAGTAACCAAGTCAAATTCCGATGGCAAGTGCATGCTTTTTGGTGTTGATTTGGTTAAGCTTCCAACTGAGTCTGCTTCACCGCATGTCATTTCTCCACCAGAGTTTGTCAATTCTGAACAACTTTCTGGGCCATCCAAGATGATGAAGCGATGTGATTCTAGCAATTCTGACGGTGATTCTGAGAAATTGCTTCAAAACTGTCCTGTTACAACTCGAAGTTGCACTAAG GTCCTGAAGTATGGTACTGCTCTTGGAAGATCTGTGGATCTCATGAAACTTGGAGGATATGATGAACTCATAGATGAGCTTGATCGGATGTTCGATTTCAATGGAGCACTGATCGAGCGAAGTAATGGTTGGAATGTCATATATGTTGATGACGAAGGGGATACTATGCAGATTGGGGATTACCCATGGCA GGAATTTCAATTGATGGCACGAAAGTTGTTGATATGCCCAAAGGAAGACATGGATGGATTGAATCCATTACCCGGGCCGTAA
- the LOC113357424 gene encoding zerumbone synthase-like — MFRIGTRKFSSIISRRCCSSFFSTETKRLEDKVALITGAASGIGKATAKEFINHGAKVVIADIQKQLGQETATELGERATFVFCDVVRESDVSAAVDFTVSKYGRLDIMFNNAGVSGQLSPSITDLNLTEFDHVMSINVRGVITGIKHAARVMIPRRTGSILCTASVTGIMGGLAPHTYSISKVAVTGMVKSVAAELCKYGIRVNCISPFAIPTPFAMDDMVKIYPGVDANRLVKVIHDAGELEGVNCEAADIAKAALYLASEDAKYVSGHNLVVDGGFTSFKSLTFPSPDQVSE; from the exons ATGTTCAGGATTGGGACCAG AAAATTTTCCAGCATAATATCAAGAAGATGTTGCTCAAGTTTTTTCTCCACTGAAACTAAAAG GTTAGAAGACAAGGTTGCATTGATCACTGGAGCAGCTAGTGGTATTGGAAAAGCAACAGCTAAAGAATTCATTAACCATGGTGCCAAGGTTGTGATTGCAGATATTCAGAAACAACTTGGCCAAGAAACGGCAACAGAACTAGGGGAAAGAGCAACATTTGTGTTCTGCGATGTTGTTCGAGAATCTGATGTTTCTGCTGCAGTTGATTTCACAGTCTCTAAATATGGTCGCCTTGATATCATGTTCAATAATGCTGGAGTATCAGGCCAATTGTCACCAAGCATTACAGATCTTAACCTAACAGAATTCGACCATGTCATGAGTATTAACGTTCGGGGAGTTATTACTGGGATAAAACATGCAGCGCGTGTTATGATCCCAAGGCGAACAGGTTCCATTCTTTGCACTGCCAGTGTAACTGGGATCATGGGTGGATTAGCACCACATACATACAGTATTTCTAAAGTTGCTGTTACAGGGATGGTGAAGTCTGTGGCAGCCGAGCTCTGCAAGTATGGAATCAGGGTTAATTGCATCTCACCTTTTGCCATTCCGACGCCATTTGCGATGGATGATATGGTTAAGATTTATCCAGGGGTTGACGCTAACCGTCTTGTGAAGGTCATTCACGACGCTGGCGAGTTGGAAGGAGTTAACTGTGAAGCTGCTGATATTGCAAAAGCTGCACTTTATCTGGCTTCTGAAGACGCTAAGTATGTGAGCGGTCATAATCtggttgttgatggtggcttCACCTCCTTCAAGAGTCTTACGTTCCCATCACCTGATCAGGTCTCGGAATGA
- the LOC113357425 gene encoding dolichol-phosphate mannose synthase subunit 3-like: MKHIVKILTLLVAIIAFWIGLLETSMLPRSYTWLLPIYFTISLGCYGLLMVGVGLIQFRTCPEEAVLLQKDVVEAKEFLKQRGVDVGSD, encoded by the exons ATGAAGCATATTGTAAAGATTTTAACATTGCTTGTGGCCATCATTGCCTTCTGGATTGGTCTTCTGGAAACCTCTATGCTTCCACGTAGCTATACATGGCTG CTACCCATCTATTTCACCATTTCACTAGGATGTTACGGTCTTCTGATGGTTGGAGTTGGTTTGATACAATTTCGAACATGTCCCGAAGAAGCTGTGCTGCTGCAAAAG GATGTTGTTGAGGCTAAGGAGTTCTTGAAGCAGAGAGGTGTCGATGTAGGAAGTGATTGA